A single window of Rubripirellula lacrimiformis DNA harbors:
- the rbfA gene encoding 30S ribosome-binding factor RbfA, whose product MSSRRLLKAAEAIREVVASSILTEMRDPRVRDVTVVGVKVTPDMREAVVMVSIMGDEAAQQLSLRGLQNAAGFLQSKIANRIDTRYTPRLQFKVDKGVQQSMAVVEILEKIKRERDGIEEDESAPETDTEMDVESNDDDASSNEDES is encoded by the coding sequence GTGTCCAGTCGCCGTTTGTTGAAAGCCGCCGAGGCGATTCGTGAGGTCGTTGCGTCATCCATCTTGACCGAGATGCGAGACCCACGTGTCCGTGACGTTACCGTGGTCGGTGTGAAAGTCACTCCGGACATGCGGGAAGCCGTTGTGATGGTCAGCATCATGGGCGACGAAGCGGCCCAGCAGCTGAGTTTGCGCGGACTGCAGAATGCAGCCGGATTTTTGCAGAGTAAGATCGCCAATCGGATCGATACTCGATACACGCCACGTTTGCAGTTCAAAGTCGACAAGGGCGTCCAACAGTCGATGGCCGTCGTCGAGATCTTGGAAAAGATCAAACGCGAACGCGATGGGATCGAGGAAGACGAATCGGCGCCGGAGACGGACACCGAAATGGATGTCGAATCCAACGACGATGACGCCTCGTCCAACGAAGACGAATCCTGA